From Streptomyces sp. TLI_105, the proteins below share one genomic window:
- a CDS encoding enoyl-CoA hydratase/isomerase family protein: MSIRVERDKETGVAVVTLDRPEKHNAVTLAMARELGAVWRGFRYEDEVRAIVVTGAGDRAFCTGIDREDAGRIPQPSSPYTIDDPLLTLGPKANDLWKPVIAAVEGMACGGAFYLLGEAEFVIAGENATFFDPHTTYGMVSAFETIHMTRKMPYGEVARMALMGTAERVSARRAYETGLVSELTGPGGALDAARAAAAVVASHPTEAVQGTVRALWSVDEAARAQALAHASHLVTLGNLPPERQAELFTRRNGGHRLR; the protein is encoded by the coding sequence ATGAGCATCCGGGTCGAGCGCGACAAGGAGACCGGGGTCGCGGTCGTCACCCTCGACCGGCCGGAGAAGCACAACGCCGTCACCCTCGCCATGGCCCGCGAACTGGGCGCCGTCTGGCGGGGGTTCCGGTACGAGGACGAGGTCCGGGCGATCGTCGTCACCGGCGCCGGCGACCGGGCCTTCTGCACCGGGATCGACCGGGAGGACGCCGGAAGGATCCCGCAGCCCTCCTCCCCGTACACGATCGACGACCCCCTCCTCACCCTCGGCCCCAAGGCCAACGACCTGTGGAAACCGGTGATCGCCGCCGTCGAGGGCATGGCCTGCGGCGGGGCCTTCTACCTGCTCGGCGAGGCGGAGTTCGTCATCGCGGGCGAGAACGCCACCTTCTTCGACCCGCACACCACCTACGGCATGGTCAGCGCCTTCGAGACCATCCACATGACACGGAAGATGCCGTACGGAGAAGTCGCCCGGATGGCCCTCATGGGCACCGCCGAACGGGTCTCCGCCCGGCGCGCGTACGAGACGGGCCTCGTCTCCGAGCTGACCGGACCGGGCGGCGCGCTCGACGCCGCGCGGGCGGCCGCCGCCGTCGTCGCCTCCCACCCGACCGAGGCCGTCCAGGGGACCGTACGGGCGCTGTGGTCGGTCGACGAGGCCGCCCGCGCCCAGGCCCTCGCCCACGCCTCGCACCTGGTGACGCTCGGGAACCTGCCGCCGGAACGGCAGGCGGAGCTGTTCACCCGAAGGAATGGCGGCCACCGGCTCCGATAG
- a CDS encoding Zn-ribbon domain-containing OB-fold protein produces the protein MLTPVIDEDGAPFWEYAARGELRIQACAAPDCGELRFPPRPCCPHCRSFDSEWRLMSGRGRIWSYVLPHPPLLPEYAAQAPYNAVLVELADAPRIRLVGNVVAAPDAPLNSVDPARLRIGAPVRVAFTEVDGVTVPRWLLERA, from the coding sequence ATGCTGACACCGGTCATCGACGAGGACGGCGCTCCCTTCTGGGAGTACGCCGCCCGGGGCGAACTGCGGATCCAGGCCTGCGCCGCGCCCGACTGCGGCGAGCTCCGCTTCCCGCCCCGCCCCTGCTGCCCGCACTGCCGGTCCTTCGACAGCGAGTGGCGGCTCATGTCCGGACGCGGCCGGATCTGGTCGTACGTCCTCCCCCACCCGCCGCTCCTGCCCGAGTACGCCGCCCAGGCCCCGTACAACGCGGTGCTCGTCGAACTCGCCGACGCCCCCCGCATCCGTCTCGTCGGCAACGTCGTCGCCGCCCCCGACGCCCCCCTGAACTCGGTCGACCCGGCCCGGCTGCGCATCGGCGCCCCCGTGCGGGTCGCCTTCACCGAGGTCGACGGCGTCACCGTCCCCCGCTGGCTCCTGGAGCGGGCATGA
- a CDS encoding lipid-transfer protein, giving the protein MLKDATAIVGIGQTAFAKQLHETEKTLACRAILAALDDAGIDPGEVDAFASYTMEETDEVEVAKAVGAGDVTFFSKVGYGGGGSCATVGHLAAAVATGQANVGVAWRSRKRGSGPRPWKNTAVQLPTPGQWTRPFGLLRPADEIGMLARRYMHEYGATRDHLFNVALACRNRANQNPAAIMYERPLTREMYMTARWISEPLCLFDNCLETDGALACVIVSAERARDCRQKPVYVHAAAQGLPAQHHGMVNYWNDDPLSGPAWTAARHLWKQADFGPADVDVAQIYDAFTPLVPLSLEGYGFCGRGEGGAFTEGGALEIGGRLPLNTGGGGLSEAYVHGFNLINEGVKQLRGTSTAQVPEAATCLVTAGEGVPTSAILLRS; this is encoded by the coding sequence GTGCTCAAGGACGCCACGGCCATCGTCGGGATAGGACAGACCGCCTTCGCGAAACAGCTCCACGAGACCGAGAAGACCCTCGCCTGCCGGGCGATCCTCGCCGCCCTCGACGACGCCGGGATCGACCCCGGCGAGGTCGACGCCTTCGCCTCGTACACGATGGAGGAGACCGACGAGGTCGAGGTGGCGAAGGCCGTCGGGGCCGGTGACGTCACCTTCTTCAGCAAGGTGGGGTACGGCGGCGGCGGCTCCTGCGCCACCGTCGGCCACCTCGCCGCCGCCGTCGCCACCGGACAGGCGAACGTCGGCGTCGCCTGGCGGTCCAGGAAACGGGGCTCGGGCCCCCGCCCCTGGAAGAACACCGCCGTCCAGCTGCCCACCCCCGGCCAGTGGACCCGCCCCTTCGGGCTGCTCCGCCCCGCCGACGAGATCGGCATGCTCGCCCGCCGCTACATGCACGAGTACGGCGCCACCCGCGACCACCTCTTCAACGTCGCCCTGGCCTGCCGCAACCGCGCCAACCAGAACCCCGCCGCGATCATGTACGAGCGACCGCTGACCCGCGAGATGTACATGACCGCCCGCTGGATCAGCGAACCCCTCTGCCTCTTCGACAACTGCCTGGAGACCGACGGCGCCCTCGCCTGCGTGATCGTCTCCGCCGAACGCGCCCGCGACTGCCGCCAGAAGCCCGTCTACGTGCACGCCGCCGCCCAGGGCCTGCCCGCCCAGCACCACGGCATGGTCAACTACTGGAACGACGACCCGCTCTCCGGCCCCGCCTGGACCGCCGCCCGCCACCTGTGGAAGCAGGCCGACTTCGGCCCCGCCGACGTGGACGTCGCCCAGATCTACGACGCCTTCACCCCCCTCGTCCCGCTCTCCCTGGAGGGCTACGGCTTCTGCGGACGCGGCGAGGGCGGCGCCTTCACCGAGGGCGGCGCCCTGGAGATCGGCGGCCGACTGCCGCTCAACACCGGCGGCGGCGGCCTCTCCGAGGCGTACGTCCACGGCTTCAACCTCATCAACGAAGGCGTGAAGCAACTCCGCGGCACCTCCACCGCCCAGGTCCCCGAGGCGGCCACCTGCCTGGTCACGGCGGGCGAGGGCGTCCCCACATCCGCCATCCTGCTGAGGAGCTGA